TGAAGAGCCCCGACACGCCCACCGCCACCGCGGCACGCGCCAGCACCGGCACGAATTCACGCTGGCCGCCGGAACTCTTGCCCTGCCCGCCCGGCAACTGCACCGAGTGGGTGGCGTCGAACACGACCGGCGCGTTGGTTTCGCGCATGATCGCGAGCGAACGCATGTCCGACACGAGGTTGTTATAACCGAACGACACGCCACGTTCGCACGCCATGAAGCGGTCTTCCGACAGACCCGCTTCACGCGCGGCATCGCGCGCCTTGTCGATCACGTTCTTCATGTCGCCCGGTGCGAGAAACTGGCCTTTCTTGATGTTGACCGGTTTGCCCGAACGCGCGCAAGCGTGAATGAAGTCCGTTTGACGGCACAGGAAAGCCGGCGTTTGCAACACGTCGACCACCGAGGCGACCTGCTCGATCTCGTGCTCGGCGTGAACGTCGGTCAGCACCGGCAGACCGAGCTGGCGCTTCACTTCCGACAGAATCCGCAAACCCTCGTCCATGCCCAGACCGCGGAACGACTTGCCGCTGCTGCGGTTAGCCTTGTCGTACGACGATTTGTAGATGAACGGAATGTTCAGCTTCGCGCAGATTTCCTTCAGCCGGCCGGCTGTGTCGATCGTCATCTGTTCGGATTCGACGACACAGGTGCCCGCGATCAGGAAAAACGGCTTGTCGAGCCCGATTTCGAAATCGCCCAGTTTCATGCTTTCTCCCCAACTTCGGCCGCCGTGCGCGACTGCTCATGCGCAAGCGCCGCTTCGACGAACGACATGAACAGCGGATGGCCGTCACGCGGCGTGGACGTGAATTCCGGGTGGAACTGCACGCCGACGAACCACGGGTGCATGCTGCGCGGCAACTCCATCATTTCCGGCAGATCTTCACTCGGAGTACGGGCGCTGATGATAAGGCCGCTGGCTTCGAGTTGGGGCACGAAGCGGTTATTGACTTCATAACGGTGGCGATGACGTTCGTTCACGTCCTTGCCATAAATCTCTTCGGCCATGGTGCCGGGCTTGATCGGGCAACGTTGCGAACCAAGGCGCATCGTGCCGCCCAGATCCGATTCTTCCGTGCGCTTCTCGACACGGCCTTCGCGGTCGTACCACTCGGTGATCAGCGCGACCACGCGGTTCGGCGTTTCCTGATCGAACTCGGTGCTGTTCGCGTCTTTCAGACCGACCACGTCGCGAGCGAATTCGATCACGGCGAGTTGCATGCCGAGGCAGATGCCGAGATACGGCACCTTCGCTTCGCGTGCATAGCGGATCGCGGCGATCTTGCCTTCGGTACCGCGACGGCCGAAGCCGCCCGGCACGAGCACGGCGTCCAGATGCTTGAGACTCTCGACGCCTTGCGCCTCGACCTCTTCCGAATCGATGTATTCGATGTTGACCTTGGTCGACGTATGCATCGACGCATGGCGCAGCGCTTCGATCAGCGACTTGTACGACTCGGTCAGATCGACATACTTGCCGACCATGCCGATCGTGACTTCGTGCTTCGGATGCTCCAGCTTTTCGACGAGATCGGACCACATGGACAGATCCGCGGCCTTCGGCGCGAGCTTGAGCTCTTCGCAGATGATCGCGTCCAGACCCTGATCGTGCAGCATCTGCGGAATCTTGTAGATGCTGTCCGCGTCCCACACGGAGATCACGGCGTCTTCCGGCACGTTCGAGAACATGGAGATCTTGGCGCGCTCGTCGTCCGGAATGCGACGGTCGGCGCGGCACAGCAGCACGTGCGGCGAAATACCGATTTCGCGCAGCTTCTGCACGCTGTGCTGCGTGGGCTTGGTCTTCAGTTCGCCGGCCGTGGCGACCCAGGGCACCAGCGTGAGGTGCACGAAGCACGCGCTGTTGCGGCCCATGCGCAGGCTCATCTGACGCGCTGCTTCAAGGAACGGCAGCGATTCGATGTCGCCCACGGTGCCGCCCACTTCGACGATGGCGACGTCCGGCTCACCACACGTCGCGGAAGCCGCG
The nucleotide sequence above comes from Paraburkholderia aromaticivorans. Encoded proteins:
- the kdsA gene encoding 3-deoxy-8-phosphooctulonate synthase — translated: MKLGDFEIGLDKPFFLIAGTCVVESEQMTIDTAGRLKEICAKLNIPFIYKSSYDKANRSSGKSFRGLGMDEGLRILSEVKRQLGLPVLTDVHAEHEIEQVASVVDVLQTPAFLCRQTDFIHACARSGKPVNIKKGQFLAPGDMKNVIDKARDAAREAGLSEDRFMACERGVSFGYNNLVSDMRSLAIMRETNAPVVFDATHSVQLPGGQGKSSGGQREFVPVLARAAVAVGVSGLFMETHPNPAEAKSDGPNAVPLHRMADLLETLVTLDQAVKRAPFLESDFN
- a CDS encoding CTP synthase gives rise to the protein MTKYVFVTGGVVSSLGKGIAAASLAAILESRGLKVTLLKLDPYINVDPGTMSPFQHGEVFVTEDGAETDLDLGHYERFISTKMRKANNFTTGQIYESVIRKERRGDYLGKTVQVIPHITNEIQAFIERGAASATCGEPDVAIVEVGGTVGDIESLPFLEAARQMSLRMGRNSACFVHLTLVPWVATAGELKTKPTQHSVQKLREIGISPHVLLCRADRRIPDDERAKISMFSNVPEDAVISVWDADSIYKIPQMLHDQGLDAIICEELKLAPKAADLSMWSDLVEKLEHPKHEVTIGMVGKYVDLTESYKSLIEALRHASMHTSTKVNIEYIDSEEVEAQGVESLKHLDAVLVPGGFGRRGTEGKIAAIRYAREAKVPYLGICLGMQLAVIEFARDVVGLKDANSTEFDQETPNRVVALITEWYDREGRVEKRTEESDLGGTMRLGSQRCPIKPGTMAEEIYGKDVNERHRHRYEVNNRFVPQLEASGLIISARTPSEDLPEMMELPRSMHPWFVGVQFHPEFTSTPRDGHPLFMSFVEAALAHEQSRTAAEVGEKA